One Hordeum vulgare subsp. vulgare chromosome 4H, MorexV3_pseudomolecules_assembly, whole genome shotgun sequence DNA window includes the following coding sequences:
- the LOC123450278 gene encoding uncharacterized protein LOC123450278, producing MALSYSFPFFHSLPSLVSPLRAAVEQDAVSLVRRVARVLNCWIFDLVALLFRHKSAGSLGAVAGFAIAVVFAWKFLRSSSPVRLGGCTRVCSLPLARCSPVLGCMEIRYVLKLTWCNCNANGR from the exons ATGGCATTATCCTACTCCTTCCCCTTCTTTCATTCCCTCCCCTCACTCGTCTCTCCTTTGCGAGCCGCCGTCGAGCAGGACGCCGTCTCGCTGGTTCGCCGCGTCGCCCGGGTCCTCAACTGTTGGATCTTCGACCTCGTTGCCCTCCTCTTCCGCCACAAG AGCGCGGGGTCCTTGGGCGCTGTCGCCGGATTCGCCATCGCCGTTGTCTTCGCGTGGAAGTTCCTGCGCTCCTCCTCGCCCGTGC GGCTCGGCGGCTGCACAAGGGTATGTTCTCTTCCTCTTGCTCGGTGCTCTCCAGTGCTGGGTTGTATGGAGATCAGATATGTATTGAAACTTACATGGTGCAATTGCAATGCTAATGGTCGATGA